The stretch of DNA ACAATGCAGAACCTTTTTTCAGCTCTCCCTTTATGATTGATGAATTGCGCAAGCTTGATGTTGCGCTAGAGGGGGTTTTGTTTCAACAACTCTTCCGAATGCCATGCTCGTCTTATGTTTCTGATGATCTAAAGGAAGAGGAGTACCTTGCAGTGGAAGACTTTTTTCATGCTATTGCCATTGGCTTGTGGCGTACATTTTGGCACAAGAGAGGGCCGTTGCCTTTCTTGTTGTCTTGTCCGCGTTATCCTGGCTCCAAGTTTTACACTGTGGACAAGGCAATATCAAGAGGAAGGCTTAGAGAGCTTTGTGGCTTTGCTTTGATGTCAAGACTTGGAAGTGATTCACATGTTCGTTGGAACCAGGTTGTGGAGTTTGTTCTTTACAAACAAGACATATTGTCAGGGAACGGGTTGAAATTTTCTGCTCGGGTTATTTGTGAAGCAATTTTTTACGGTTTTCATATACTTGTTGCAAGGTTTTTGAGCAAGACTATTAGTTTAGACAGCAATTCAATCTTCATTTTGGTTCAAGATTCTAGATATGGAGGAGTGGTGAGATTGGGAGGTGATCTTACGAAACTTGACTTGAACTCAATCAATCCATATGAGTCTGTGGCTGAGTGGATGAAAAACCATGCTGAAATCAGAGTTTCCCCGGTGGACATGATATGGAACAAGCTAGGAAATCCCAATTGGGGTGACCAGGGAACTCTTCAAATGGTTATGGCTACCTTCTACTCTATTGCCCAATGGAATGGACCACCGAGGAAATCTATATCCTCTTTGGCCTCAAATCACAGCCTGCGCCTTCAGAGACGTTGGATGGAGTGTCGCCCTGTTGAGAATGAGAATGCTTTGGTTCACTTTCAAACATCTGGCTATCATCAACAAGGAGAAATTGTTGAAGTTGACCAGGGCGAGTCTTTAATTCAAAGGACGAAAGGATCACGTTTGAAGCTTAAGCAAGGTGAGATTTTACTACTAGATGATCAACAACATGGGCAGAAAAGTTTCCAAATACAAGAATCTGTGATAGGAGGAAACTATTTTCTCTATAGTGCTATTTCTCTTGATCACCCCATGAATTCGTTGGCTTTATACGTGGGCGCTCATCCATCGAGACTGGAACCCTCTTGGGAGGATATGAGTCTTTGGTACCATGTACAAAGACAAACAAAAGTGCTAAATATCTTGAAGCAGCAGGGAAGTTCAAACAAACATTTGCCTGAAATAGTTTCATCTGGCCGAGTTCTGCATTCTGGTCCATGTAAAAAGGAGAGTCCAGGCGGGAGGTGTGATCATCCATGGTGTGGAACTCCAATCCTTGTAACATCTCCAGTAGGTGAACCACTATCATGTGTGGTAGCTAGGGACGGCCCTTTCTCACCCGAGGAAGCAGTGCGCTGTTGCAGAGATTGTCTGGCTGCACTGAGAAGTGCAGCAATGGGAAATGTTCAACATGGTGACATTTGTCCAGAAAACATAATCCGAGTTGTGGACAAGGAAGGTGTAAGATACGTGCCCATATCATGGGGGCGCGCAGTGCTTGAAGATAGAGACAGCCCCGCAATCAATTTGCAATTCTCTTCATCTCATGCACTTCAACACGGGAAGCTTTGTCCATCATCAGATGCGGAGAGCCTGGTTTACCTCCTGATGTTCATTAGTGGGGACGGGGGCAGCCACCAGCAGCAGCAACAGCAGCAGGATTCTATTGAGTCTGCATTGCAATGGAGGGAAAGGGCGTGGGCTAAGCGGTCGATTCAGCAGCAGCTCGGGGAAGTATCAGCTATCCTAAAGGCATTTGCGGATTATGTTGATAGCCTGTGTGGAACACCATATGCAGTTGACTATGATATTTGGTTGAAGAGACTGAGCGATGCAGTGGATGGTTCGGCGGATAGAGATAGGGATAGAGGGAAGATGATTGAAGAAGCAGAAGAAGAAGTTGTAGGCATAACATTGGGATTGGAATTGGGGGATGTTGCTGAATCATCAGGAACATCTGGAGGTGTATAAGCctagttttgttttgttttgtgttaTGCTCTACATTCTACTCACTCTCTGGGCTGTTTGAtatgatagaaaagaaaaaacagaATGTGATTTTGACCATACTTTGATTGATGAATGAATGTGTATTGTGCACCAGAACACACTTCTGAGCAGTGTTGTAAATGAAATCTGATTGAAACAGAATACACTTTGGTTTCAATGACAAGAAACCCATAATTCAATTTGCATACACTGCTACTGAATGAAATTTTTGGATTAAGTCGCAGATTGAGTCAATCTATTTAAGGCGTTCGCGGCACTATTTAGGAATTTGCAAGTAGTCAAAAATTGCCGGTCATCCTCAAAATAAAACAACCCAATCTTTACTGTACTGAGTCTCCACTGTCCTGGGTCAGAGCTGTCAAATACACCCTCAAAATATGCTATCGCACATGAAATTTTTTTAGTGAAAATTATGTTTGTAGGTCAAGTGTGTTCTCACTCATTTACACAAAATTGGGGTACCTTAGAATCCTATCCTAAGTGCCATAATTGTACTATATATACCATTGTAAACAAAAATTCATATCCTATGTGAGACTATTTATTCCACACacacttattttctcaaaaatttacTCACTTTGTAAAAAGTTCCAACAAATACATATAAATTCCTCACTCAAGTGCAACTAGGAAGCTCCGATCATTAAACGTGGGGAGCTTCGATTGTGATGGCAAGTTAGTTAGTTCAGCAAGAGCATCAGCAGTGATATTTACTAGTCCGAATAGAcgattacaatgaaaaatagaaatttgCCAAAAAGAATTCCAAACCTGAAAAATATCACTAACAAGTTAGTATCAATAAATAGTTTCAGAAGAGCATTGGACCaaacttttttaataataaaaattgaaactttTTCAATCTAAACGTGCTCTAGTGTAAAATCCTTCCTATTTTGGAGCAATTGGaccaatttaattaaaaaaattctttttttagaAATTGGAATTTAATAAGGGCCCTTATAAAAGTCGAAACTTGAAAGAGAATGAAAGGGATTACACGAGTTATttccatataaaaataaaaaacaaagctTTGGCTATACGATTCACTATTCAAGAGTGTTCGAAATACTTGGCTTTGTTTGTATAACTACAAAAAGCTTGCGCCTTTGGGTTTTTGATCGGTCGGGGATGTCGGAAACCGAAGTGGGTCAAAGCTCAAactcctcttcctctgatcaaacATGGGCTAAGCTTGGTAAGCCACTTTCGTTTTTCTCAGGAATAGGTTTGTGATGATAACAATGTAGATAAACGATTTCAGTAATTATTTGGTAGTTTTATGAGTGGGTTTTTGGATTCTCTCAATGTTGCAGTTCCCTCCGATTCAAGATTTTCAGATGTTGAGATAAAGGTTGATGATGTTCTTGTTTCCTCCCACATAacactttcttcttcttcttcttcttctgagcAACATCAATGGTGTCAGATTAATAGAAATTCAGATTTATCTTCTGCTACTTTGCACAATAAGAGgttgttttttcattttttcctaTTTACTATATAACAATGTCATTTCTGAAgagattaaaaaagaattaatCTTTCTTTATTTCGTTATTTTTTAATGTACGTATATATGTATAGTTCTCATGCAATCCTTGCTGATGATGTTGTCATCCCAAATGAAGACTCTGTTGTCATTAACTGTGGAACTGAAATTATTCCTGGTCCTTGTAAAGAAGGTTTGAGCCCTTGTAACTTACTCTTTACTCTTTTGTATGTAATACCACTCCCTCAAAGCTTTTCTAGTGAAGATTCTAGTTCTAGGCAGTActatatatttgtaatttaaTTTGACATTTACCAAATTATGTCTGAACTTTTTAGGcagttaaatatttttctgaaaatggttagatttaaagacttcTGTCTAATTCTTCCATTCAATTTATCTATGTATGTATAAATGTATGTATGTATCACTTTAACATATTTAAACAGTACTCTAAAGCACATTAAAAATGATTAGTGGGCTGTTCTACTTGACTCTTGCATTTTTTTTATTGCTAGGAAATCTTAGTTTGTCATTTTAGAACTTATTTGTTTAAAATCACCTATCATGTATGTATAGGTATCTATACTTCTGAAAATGATTGTAATTTCTCTTTTAGGGTTTTTGAGCTATAGATTCAAACTAATGCCAAGACCTGAAACCACTCAGAAGAAATTAAAGGTGACTACTTTAAGTATTGGATGTTAATTATTTAGCTTCTTTTTTCAATATCATTTGGATTTAATCTGACTTTTTATGGTTACCCCAGATAAGCATAGATGTTGATCATGCAAAATGCTGCATTTGCTTGAGTGTGTGGCACGATGTTGTTACTATTGCCCCTTGCTTTCATAACTTCTGGTATGCTTCTCACAATTTTTCTTAATGTAAGTGACCGCCCTTGTCTTTATGATCTCATTGAATCTCACTCAATATGTCATTATCCACAGCAACGGATGCTTCTCAGAATGGTTAAGGCGATCAGAAGAGAAACGCTCGAATGTACTCTGTCCTCAATGTAGAGCCGTTGTGCAGTTTGCTGGAAGAAACCACTTTCTGAAGAACATTGGAGATGTAATGGTTAATTCTTATATCATAATCACCTTTGAACGCCGCAAAGATTAACTTTGCTTCTTGTCTTGTTTATAGGATATACTGGAGGCTGATTCTTCTCTAACACGTTCAAAGGATGAAGTTGCAGTTTTAGATAAATATGCATCAATACAATCAAACCTTGTGAGTAATCGTTTACTTTTCTGTTAGGCTGTAGAATGTGCATACATCTGTACGTGAATACTCATCTAGAAAATTGTGATGTGAACCTTTTCAACTTTGACATGTTTATTTTGTATCATTGATTATTCTGCATGTAATGCCCGGTAGGTCGTTAAGAGTGGAAAGATGGGTCGTCGGAAGAGGGCCTATTCACCCGTGGACGAGTTAAGTGGTGGCATAGATCTTCCATGCCCACAATGTGGTAATACTAATAGTTTGATAATGACTTTGGTTAAGAAATTATTACCCCATTTTATATATTGCTTGATCTCGAAGAGGTTTTCTTATATATGTGTTCTGTTTAATTGGAACCCCTCTGTTTACATTTATTTAGGTACTGAATACGGTAGCTTTCGCTGCAATGATAACACTATCCACTTACAATGTCAATCATGTGGAGGAATGATGCCTTCACGGTCCAATGCTAATGTAACACAACACTGTAAGATTTTTCCGTATACATTAGAATACTCTTTGGTCTTTTGTTTCACAATTAATATTCGGAGACAACACTATAAGGATTTCAAATGATGAAATGATGGCCTAAGAATCCCTTTAATATACTGAAGGGTTatgttttttgcaatttttatgTGCTTGCAGGTTTAGGCTGTGATAGGGCTTTTTGTGGTGCTTATTGGCATTCTTTAAGAGCTATAGGAACAGGAGCTCATGCAATGTGCAGTTCTGAGACCTTTAAACCGGTGTGTAAATTTCATGTGTTTGTGTTGAGTTTATAGACATGCATCCTACACACTCTCATGCATTCATATTTATTAGTGTATATATCCATTTTataagaaattatatatataattgtataaTGGAATGAGTAAATTGATAGATTGAGTGAATTATGTAATGTTTAATGGTTTGCAGATCAGAGAACGTACTATCTCGAGAATTCCTTTCTGGGCGCATGAAAAGAACCGACATGAGCAAGATGTATGAATCATTAAAAGTAGAGATAGCACAGTTGTTTCTTAATGATAAAAGTTTCGAATTACTAGTgtattcttttgttttttacTTCTTCTTAGATTACAGAGAAGTGTTTTAGACAAATGGGCAGAACACTACAGGATGTTGTTACAGAATGGATTGGA from Cannabis sativa cultivar Pink pepper isolate KNU-18-1 chromosome 2, ASM2916894v1, whole genome shotgun sequence encodes:
- the LOC115720852 gene encoding uncharacterized protein LOC115720852 isoform X1, which codes for MKPGSQHADLDSSPGHSMSGSYRNFMSGIPHNDLDMSPEPSLDGSFRKSNSVISAHSLSGASVSSKFGPSSRRFLKGLKDYGKKLVDFELFTQNLEEWVFDNLYTDSNNAEPFFSSPFMIDELRKLDVALEGVLFQQLFRMPCSSYVSDDLKEEEYLAVEDFFHAIAIGLWRTFWHKRGPLPFLLSCPRYPGSKFYTVDKAISRGRLRELCGFALMSRLGSDSHVRWNQVVEFVLYKQDILSGNGLKFSARVICEAIFYGFHILVARFLSKTISLDSNSIFILVQDSRYGGVVRLGGDLTKLDLNSINPYESVAEWMKNHAEIRVSPVDMIWNKLGNPNWGDQGTLQMVMATFYSIAQWNGPPRKSISSLASNHSLRLQRRWMECRPVENENALVHFQTSGYHQQGEIVEVDQGESLIQRTKGSRLKLKQGEILLLDDQQHGQKSFQIQESVIGGNYFLYSAISLDHPMNSLALYVGAHPSRLEPSWEDMSLWYHVQRQTKVLNILKQQGSSNKHLPEIVSSGRVLHSGPCKKESPGGRCDHPWCGTPILVTSPVGEPLSCVVARDGPFSPEEAVRCCRDCLAALRSAAMGNVQHGDICPENIIRVVDKEGVRYVPISWGRAVLEDRDSPAINLQFSSSHALQHGKLCPSSDAESLVYLLMFISGDGGSHQQQQQQQDSIESALQWRERAWAKRSIQQQLGEVSAILKAFADYVDSLCGTPYAVDYDIWLKRLSDAVDGSADRDRDRGKMIEEAEEEVVGITLGLELGDVAESSGTSGGV
- the LOC115720852 gene encoding uncharacterized protein LOC115720852 isoform X2, which produces MSGSYRNFMSGIPHNDLDMSPEPSLDGSFRKSNSVISAHSLSGASVSSKFGPSSRRFLKGLKDYGKKLVDFELFTQNLEEWVFDNLYTDSNNAEPFFSSPFMIDELRKLDVALEGVLFQQLFRMPCSSYVSDDLKEEEYLAVEDFFHAIAIGLWRTFWHKRGPLPFLLSCPRYPGSKFYTVDKAISRGRLRELCGFALMSRLGSDSHVRWNQVVEFVLYKQDILSGNGLKFSARVICEAIFYGFHILVARFLSKTISLDSNSIFILVQDSRYGGVVRLGGDLTKLDLNSINPYESVAEWMKNHAEIRVSPVDMIWNKLGNPNWGDQGTLQMVMATFYSIAQWNGPPRKSISSLASNHSLRLQRRWMECRPVENENALVHFQTSGYHQQGEIVEVDQGESLIQRTKGSRLKLKQGEILLLDDQQHGQKSFQIQESVIGGNYFLYSAISLDHPMNSLALYVGAHPSRLEPSWEDMSLWYHVQRQTKVLNILKQQGSSNKHLPEIVSSGRVLHSGPCKKESPGGRCDHPWCGTPILVTSPVGEPLSCVVARDGPFSPEEAVRCCRDCLAALRSAAMGNVQHGDICPENIIRVVDKEGVRYVPISWGRAVLEDRDSPAINLQFSSSHALQHGKLCPSSDAESLVYLLMFISGDGGSHQQQQQQQDSIESALQWRERAWAKRSIQQQLGEVSAILKAFADYVDSLCGTPYAVDYDIWLKRLSDAVDGSADRDRDRGKMIEEAEEEVVGITLGLELGDVAESSGTSGGV
- the LOC115718461 gene encoding uncharacterized protein LOC115718461, whose product is MSETEVGQSSNSSSSDQTWAKLVPSDSRFSDVEIKVDDVLVSSHITLSSSSSSSEQHQWCQINRNSDLSSATLHNKSSHAILADDVVIPNEDSVVINCGTEIIPGPCKEGFLSYRFKLMPRPETTQKKLKISIDVDHAKCCICLSVWHDVVTIAPCFHNFCNGCFSEWLRRSEEKRSNVLCPQCRAVVQFAGRNHFLKNIGDDILEADSSLTRSKDEVAVLDKYASIQSNLVVKSGKMGRRKRAYSPVDELSGGIDLPCPQCGTEYGSFRCNDNTIHLQCQSCGGMMPSRSNANVTQHCLGCDRAFCGAYWHSLRAIGTGAHAMCSSETFKPIRERTISRIPFWAHEKNRHEQDITEKCFRQMGRTLQDVVTEWIGKLNNREIDRSRMPLNHAEMITAETHLCNDCYEKLVSFLLYWFRISIPKHLLPGDAAARDDCWYGYGCRTQHHSEEHARKRNHVCRPTRGSNM